A stretch of DNA from Sebastes umbrosus isolate fSebUmb1 chromosome 14, fSebUmb1.pri, whole genome shotgun sequence:
TTTGTCTTCAGTGAGGTTGTCACTGAGCTTTAGCTATTTGTATTTGTAGCGGAAAGATGTGTAAGAGGCCTTCCTGTTGtgccaaattgctcctgaaggctgtgccatcggtgtgcgAATGAGTATtcagattagatcctgatgggcaggttaaCACCtcgcatggcagcctctgccatcagcgtatgaatgtgtgtgtgtgtgtgtgaatgggtgaatgccgACATGTagcgtaaagcgctttgagtggtcggaagactggAAAGGAGCTATCGAAATACAAATCCATTTGCTGTTTACCATACCTGATGTCCTCCACTGGAAGATAGTGCAGTTTGTGTGTCTACTCCTCCTgtctgtaactgtgtgtgtgtgtgtgtgtgtgtgtgtgtgtgggtggtatATTTCAGGTGAGTGCATCTCGGTCAGACAttgaggaggcagaggagaatGCAGTGCGGAACCAGCGGGCAGAGGAGCGCAGTGAGGAAGGACTCTTTGACATGGTAACAACCAGCACTGGTTTGATGGTTCCTCTGGGTTGCATATCAACATATCACAATAGATAACGAGAAGCGGACCAGGGTGTGTTGTCTTTGTACAGTTTGTTAAAATGAACCCTGATTGCTTTCTCTATTTGTTCAAAAAAAGAAGCCATCCTTTATTCCTCCATccttgactctgtgtgtgtgtgtgtgtgtgtgtgtgtgtgtgtatctatcaGGATGAGGACATGTCTGCAGATCAGCCCTCCAGGCCGGCTGTGATGGCCCACCCGGTGGCTGATAGGCTGGACACTCTCATGGCTGTACTGATGGCTTACATCAAGGACGTCTGCCATGTCAACGGTAGCTGAATAACACAGCTTTCACAGAGTTGAGCCCATATTTCCATTAACAGGACTGATCAATAACAGGAAGGGTTTAGGAAGGCTCTGACTGAGTGAAATATATTtgaaagaatatttttttgaatccaagaaaatgtaaaatgtacttttttttgtgcttgGAAGCTTTTGCATCCTTGTGTAGTGAATGTTTTTTTGGCTGTTAGTGtgtcatcctcttcctctgttttctctctctcaggctcTTTTCACGTGGAAAGAACTAAGGATCTGTACAGAGAGTTGTTGAGTGTGTTTGACAAGCTCATTCTGCCAACACATGCCTCCTGCCATGTCCAGTACACACTCTTCTACCTCTGCAGCTTCAGAGTGGTCAGTGCTTCCCACACTGTGCATGAGTCTATGTGTAACGATGATAGGGAAAAAGCAGTATGTAGCGTTTCACCTTCAGTAAAATTCTGTATACAGCTTGTTCCAGTGCCCCCAgtggcttttttaaaaaaaaaaaaacatgtgtccTTTGCTttcatttgagaaaaaaaaatcaaaagccAAAATTTAGAAATGATAATTGTAAAGTGTGAAAATGATTTGTGGTAAGTGGATATGTCAGTCAGTATGTCGATGGAGAACTTCACTTTTCATACAGCCAGTCACATGACACACAACTAATTAGCATACAGCAGTAACCGTCATCATTCAGTGGCTGACGGTGACATTTATAATTCAAAATAGTTCTTGAGCTATACAATACAAAATGTGTAAACACTCAAACATTCACTGTATGTTACACTTACCCACAATCAAGTGTAAACTGACCAAACTGACTTAATCCCCTCTGCTGCTTGTCCTGTACACTTTTAGAAAatggattctttttttcttatgaaGACCAGGTCTATTTGACTTATTTCATCTACTCTGATGCTCCTTTATGAGACGAGGCCTATCTGGACtcctgtatgtactgtactctCTGTGTCCCCAGGCCTTGGCCGAGGCCCTCCTGGATCACCTGTGGAAGATCCTGCAGAGTCCCGCTCAGCCCGCTGTCCTCCGCCAGGCCGCCGCAGGGTACCTGGGGAGCTTCCTGGCCCGAGCCAAGTTCATCCCCGTGCTGTGAGTTCATTTAAAGAACACAAAAAGCCAAAGCGAGCAGCTTACTCCTCTGTAACCAATGTTCTAATCCAGtgtcctcctccccctctgtgGTCAGCACTGTGAGGGCCTGTCTGGACCTGCTGCTCTCCTGGATCCATCGCTACATCGACAGCCAAGACAGCAGCGGCAGACAAGCCTGCTGCGACATCAGCCTGCACGGACCCTTCTACACCGCCTGCCAGGCCGTCTTCTACACACTCATCTTCAGACACAGAGCCATGCTGGAGGGCAACATGAAGAAAGGTACACACACCTGTGATCTCACTCCGTCTCATCTGCTGCTCGTCTGAATGTCTGCGTTTCATACAGTTCTGACATCACAGTCGGTTCTTAAAATGTGTCAAACCACACAGACCAACCAAACAACCAATCCAAGCTCATCAGTGTACGAAATTGGCTTTTAAAATACAAGATTTCTacattttaaccctctgagacccacgcgGACccatatttttgtcatttttagggggagatagcagatcaacagtagatgtcacatagaagtggtgtacatcatctgaaagctgagaacctgaagattaatttgaaatgcactgtgtgtcaaattgttctaaaatatcagaaataaacactaattaattaatgaattaaaataaatagtgaaagtacacaagggcttagaacattatgatcagcaatttttgggttgataccgtTTGTTACAAAGATTTGTTGTTAATTTAACCATTTCTACCACTTAAcatttgataaaaattatcacaAACAACCACATTAAGATACCAAgaaccttgaggaacaccatagaaaaagccatgctgtgatttggtatcaaaaacttttgacatttggagatttctgcaagaattgcattgttttcggaaattggatggcgagcacttctgttgtgtaaactgctcagaaacccccttattgtcaatctagctaggaaagccatccatcctctcaatgctctaggtctctagtttgtggctgtaaagtttcatgaggctgtggttatcctagaggtcaccacaggtcattttatacagtgaggtcaagtttaaaaaaaatggtctcactacaatgaaatggctactatggagactaacatcatcacacatgaatacagttgggctcattggatccacaagagtctcagctttacggtgatacccaatttatgtaattccaagactgtttagggaccccagtatgcagaaatatacaaatacaccATTAGAatagactcgtgggtacccatagaacccattttcattcacatatcttgaggtcagaggtcaacggaaccctttgacaatggccatgactttttttcctcgccagaatttagcctaaatttggagtgttatttagcctccttcctgacaagctagtatgacattttggtatttttggtacccatggattccttaggttttcccaGTTTTGTGTAATatatgtatcttcactctagctctaaaactaaacctgctacagcctctgaaagacagtaaaaccGGTAGGGTCTCAGGGGGAATAGGATAGGATAATAGGATTTAACAAAATcacaaactgctgaaaaaccCATTCACACCAGGGATTTAGGATTAAGTGCAAGCGAGACATATTAGTGAGTGTTACATGATTTATCAAGTGAACTGATGATACATTCTGATTCTCAAATAGAAGCACAACAGAGTAGAAAATAATATTTGATTCAGGTGCTTTTGCTTgttcaatatcacaaatttaaTGAAAATCAAGCCATTAAATCTAGtgtatacattttcaaaaataacCTCAAGTAACAGTCATGTGATATTTTCAAATAGCCAACTTTGCCAGCCAACagcccaaaataaaataaaaaaaaaacatggcagCAAATCTACATTAAATAATGATATCAGAGCATGTCGTTTTATAACAAGCAATAACCAGATGTCCCTCTTTGTTTGTGTGACAGGTCTGGAGTACCTGCAGAGTCTGAACCTGGAGCGGGTGGTGATGTGTCAGCTGAACCCCCTCAAAGTGTGCCTGCCTTCAGTCACCAGCATGTTTGCTGCCATCACCAGGTACACACATCCTGTCCCTGCTCTGTCATGGGCTCCAGTCATCCATGCTGACATGCACCATGCTGAGTGGGTTTAATTCTAATAGTAATTACCGGCTTCCGTCCTGTAAATGCATTTAGATTAACTACCAGCTGGTTGTTATTTTTCTGAACGTTCGGAtatcttcttctctcctcagatgttttcagaaacatcttgtagtgtactgtttagctgtaaaatgagaaagtttgtgacccggcagccatgttgaaaacagtcgtgCCAAAACTAAGCATcgcccaccggccggagcaaactttctcattttacagataaacagtacactacaagatgtttctggaaacatttgaggagagaaataggcattaacgtaacagaatattgattcatatttgatcagcgctgcctagtttgatcgttaggtcggagttcacgagctttgcgagcagtgattgacagctgcttgaGAGACTGCCTGCCTCTGTTTTCCTTTGgcactgtgaaatcttgcaaatccATAATCATGGAAATCCCACTTGAATGCTCATGCAAACAAAGGCAGGCATATTAAAGCGTTTAACTTATAACAGGCATCAGTTCACACAGTGAAAGGGAGATGATTATTCattgaataaaacatcacaGCTCTACCTCAACATGCCCCCACAGTCAATAATTCAAGTGCTGTTGGAGGTAGGAGATATATCCAATATACTCAATGTATTGCGGCTTGTTCTACGTGGGCTGTAGTAAATGACTTTCGCCaacatcactcactcactccctcactcactcactcatctcatcttcaaactcttatccggggtcgggtcgcgggggcaacagctccagcaggggaccccaaacttccctttcccgggccacattaaccagctctgactgggggatcccgagacGTTCCCAGGCcggtgtggagatataatctatTGAGATATTATCTATAAGCCATATTACCCAGCCCTAGTTGGAGGTTTCCCTCCCTGGTTTCATTCACAGCAGCcgttgtatttgtgtgttttcaggacgTATCAGGTGGTGTTCTGCTACACCATCATAGAGAGGAACAATCGCCTCGTGCTGCCGGTTGTCCGCAGCTCTGCAGGAGGAGACAGTGTGAGCACCAACACCAACCCTCTGGACAGCTTCTTCCCCTTCGACCCCTACCTGCTCAAGAGGTACACTGGCTGACTATTCTCTGTGATGAAATGGTTTTGGGGTGAATCGCTAACACTTATCTTTCTGTCCTCTGACCCAGTTTTGACCCAGTGGTGCTACATTTCAAACTACGTTTTAATGGCTTCAGTGGGAAGCTGATTAGACGGCTAAGCATTCAGCCTTCACCTTAACCTCTtccaaagaaatacaaatgtatTGGAAACCGTTGAAAGAAAAACTCTTATCTAATGTTAATCTTTAAAGGGATAATCTCATCCATCTGTGACATTAAAATCCAggtaaagcaacaaaaaaaaaatgtgttgagtTTGTGACACCACaggaaaatgtgttattaaccaTCCAGCCAAATTTGAAACAT
This window harbors:
- the rrn3 gene encoding RNA polymerase I-specific transcription initiation factor RRN3, with amino-acid sequence MEIDSRDFLNSPPVKTVRFGGSVVETLAKHKQGDSSDYELLKHQLADPEIKDAQIINWLQEFRSSVTQLTKDHEQLIYTILRLPWVGRSQAVVEEYMAFLSNLVSAQTVYLCACLKMVVSHFTPKRVTICEGGVDISDSDDEDENLPRNFNQCHQALQLITRYVPSTSRFLMPILQENFPFVQKSSRTLECYVHNLLRVTTYIPSIRRDILEVIIGRMLKLDVSASRSDIEEAEENAVRNQRAEERSEEGLFDMDEDMSADQPSRPAVMAHPVADRLDTLMAVLMAYIKDVCHVNGSFHVERTKDLYRELLSVFDKLILPTHASCHVQYTLFYLCSFRVALAEALLDHLWKILQSPAQPAVLRQAAAGYLGSFLARAKFIPVLTVRACLDLLLSWIHRYIDSQDSSGRQACCDISLHGPFYTACQAVFYTLIFRHRAMLEGNMKKGLEYLQSLNLERVVMCQLNPLKVCLPSVTSMFAAITRTYQVVFCYTIIERNNRLVLPVVRSSAGGDSVSTNTNPLDSFFPFDPYLLKRSGQLIEPLYQVWEELSDTELLPTKTRQQGSREDEDDFLCGETAQIECIVGMTPSSYDSNLRSPSSIGSPPMAFQRP